From the genome of Geothrix sp. 21YS21S-4, one region includes:
- a CDS encoding cytochrome c3 family protein, with protein sequence MHPFDRAFRFVLPAGAAAVLITVLAVGWIAEPDRFAKGYAPEQPIAFSHQLHAGTLRMQCQYCHSGVDKSRIAGIPSVDLCMGCHKVTRTDRPDIQKLARIAASGEPLPWKRVHTLPDHVFFDHRPHVNAGIACQSCHGEVQTMQVVRREMGMRMGNCLACHRDPHAALPPGSKIAKGPEHCAACHR encoded by the coding sequence ATGCACCCATTCGACCGAGCGTTCCGCTTCGTCCTGCCCGCCGGGGCCGCGGCGGTCCTGATCACGGTTCTCGCCGTGGGCTGGATCGCGGAGCCGGACCGCTTCGCCAAGGGCTACGCGCCCGAGCAGCCCATCGCCTTCTCCCATCAGCTCCACGCCGGCACGCTGCGGATGCAGTGCCAGTACTGCCATTCGGGCGTCGACAAGTCCCGCATCGCGGGCATCCCGAGCGTGGACCTCTGCATGGGCTGCCACAAGGTGACCCGGACCGACCGGCCCGACATCCAGAAGCTGGCCCGGATCGCGGCTTCGGGCGAACCCCTGCCCTGGAAGCGGGTCCACACCCTGCCCGACCACGTCTTCTTCGACCACCGGCCCCACGTCAACGCCGGGATCGCCTGCCAGAGCTGCCACGGCGAGGTGCAGACCATGCAGGTCGTCCGCCGCGAGATGGGCATGCGCATGGGCAACTGCCTCGCCTGCCACCGCGATCCCCACGCCGCCCTGCCCCCGGGCTCGAAGATCGCCAAGGGCCCCGAACACTGCGCCGCCTGCCACCGCTAG
- a CDS encoding nucleoside triphosphate pyrophosphatase produces the protein MSDTLPGLPGAALQPVILASGSPRRRHWMEAMRIPFELQVPHVDETPLLEEEPGDLVLRLAELKAEVVAGRNPGRWVMAADTTVAVDHHTLNKPVDVEDAVRMLTLLQGRAHQVHTGFCLQKDAAVHSFVDTAQVRFRPLTEAQIRWYVGTREPMDKAGSYAIQGIGALFIEGVEGSFSTVMGLPVERMGALFLHLGLLRPWVGFPA, from the coding sequence CTGAGCGACACCCTTCCCGGACTGCCCGGCGCGGCCCTCCAGCCCGTCATCCTCGCCAGCGGGAGCCCCCGCCGCCGGCACTGGATGGAGGCCATGCGCATCCCCTTCGAGCTGCAGGTTCCCCACGTGGACGAGACGCCCCTCCTGGAAGAGGAGCCCGGCGACCTCGTGCTGCGGCTGGCGGAGCTGAAGGCTGAAGTCGTGGCCGGCCGCAATCCCGGGCGCTGGGTGATGGCGGCGGACACCACCGTGGCGGTGGACCACCACACGCTGAACAAGCCCGTGGACGTGGAGGACGCTGTCCGGATGCTGACCCTCCTCCAGGGCCGCGCCCACCAGGTCCACACCGGCTTCTGCCTCCAGAAGGACGCCGCGGTCCACAGCTTCGTGGACACGGCCCAGGTCCGCTTCCGCCCCCTCACGGAGGCGCAGATCCGCTGGTACGTGGGAACTCGCGAGCCCATGGACAAGGCCGGCTCCTACGCCATCCAGGGAATCGGCGCCCTGTTCATCGAAGGCGTGGAAGGCAGCTTCTCCACCGTCATGGGCCTGCCCGTGGAGCGGATGGGAGCCCTCTTTCTCCACCTCGGCCTGCTGCGTCCGTGGGTGGGTTTTCCCGCGTAG
- a CDS encoding GNAT family N-acetyltransferase, which translates to MDRDFFVPQPLSTPHGTVAFFDETWTVDPRELQIFFQAEEVYWTADRTIEQWRRLLACSRLLTARLVPEGHRGGRLVGATRLWSDHAYEAKLYDVVTARDLMREGIASELVKWALRHPWVGEVQRFVLETRDAADFYPRFGFRAGPDVDSFHMRVATHDLQTRGLR; encoded by the coding sequence ATGGACCGCGATTTCTTCGTACCGCAGCCCCTGTCGACGCCCCACGGGACCGTCGCCTTCTTCGATGAGACCTGGACCGTGGACCCCCGCGAGCTGCAGATCTTCTTCCAGGCGGAAGAGGTCTACTGGACGGCGGACCGCACCATCGAGCAGTGGCGGCGGCTCCTGGCCTGCTCCCGGCTGCTCACCGCGCGCCTGGTGCCCGAGGGCCACCGCGGCGGCCGGCTGGTGGGCGCCACGCGGCTGTGGTCCGATCACGCCTACGAAGCCAAGCTCTACGACGTGGTGACGGCCCGCGACCTGATGAGGGAGGGCATCGCCTCGGAGCTGGTGAAGTGGGCGCTGCGGCATCCCTGGGTGGGCGAGGTCCAGCGGTTCGTGCTGGAGACCCGCGACGCCGCCGACTTCTACCCCCGCTTCGGGTTCCGTGCGGGCCCGGACGTGGACAGCTTCCACATGCGCGTGGCCACCCACGACCTTCAGACACGGGGGCTCCGCTGA
- the lnt gene encoding apolipoprotein N-acyltransferase, giving the protein MTRPGLLRPLEAAVLAGIFALAFRFPGALGGWLEPVAALAFPLLFLEAAFRGRHATWLWLSLTGGLVLIFHWVPATLATKGGLPWAAALFGGGLFYAWEALGFLLVALAARWMHRRSGALGAAVVAALGILVWESWGFHIYTWSWGAPFGALPWTARSAAFLGTRGLSALAWGAGAWAASARAGGAPARRVLAGPAFAVALLAGLGGAWFLLPRDAERTLDVAMIQPNFPPGQRWAGMELEMWQRSDALLSSKGWPRAGRSTLLLWPESSVMGRDARSAEPRLSGEAASRGVAWLFGTEGGFQNLVRGEAPGRAPFVFAKIEPMPFGERMPGPAPVRRWLDERMGFISEEPGQLAPGCAFEVPSPGGMIRVHPLICSEALLPERARRGLALGRADLLSNHTNDGWFDRSVATDLHAAQIRLRAPELGVPLLRATLTGKSGIFRQDGRFELWGAPLTEGAYAVNLTWRPIRTPARSAWLLPLLAGGLAAGALLIGWRALSRKA; this is encoded by the coding sequence TTGACGCGCCCCGGGCTCCTGCGCCCCCTCGAAGCCGCTGTTCTCGCGGGCATCTTCGCCCTGGCCTTCCGCTTTCCGGGCGCGCTGGGAGGCTGGCTGGAGCCCGTCGCCGCCCTGGCCTTTCCGCTGCTCTTCCTGGAGGCGGCGTTCCGGGGGCGGCACGCGACGTGGCTCTGGCTGTCGCTGACGGGAGGACTGGTCCTCATCTTCCACTGGGTGCCGGCCACCCTCGCGACCAAGGGCGGCCTACCCTGGGCCGCGGCGCTGTTCGGGGGCGGGCTGTTCTACGCATGGGAAGCCCTGGGCTTCCTGCTGGTGGCGCTGGCCGCGCGGTGGATGCACCGCCGGAGCGGGGCCTTGGGCGCCGCTGTCGTGGCGGCTCTCGGAATCCTCGTGTGGGAATCGTGGGGCTTCCACATCTACACCTGGAGCTGGGGCGCGCCCTTCGGCGCCCTGCCCTGGACGGCGCGGTCCGCGGCCTTCCTCGGAACCCGCGGGCTGTCGGCCCTCGCGTGGGGCGCCGGCGCCTGGGCGGCATCGGCCCGCGCCGGGGGCGCCCCCGCGCGCCGCGTGCTGGCGGGACCGGCCTTCGCCGTCGCTCTGCTCGCGGGGCTGGGCGGCGCCTGGTTCCTCCTTCCCCGGGACGCGGAGCGCACCCTCGACGTGGCGATGATCCAGCCCAATTTCCCGCCCGGGCAACGGTGGGCGGGGATGGAACTGGAGATGTGGCAGCGCAGCGACGCGCTGCTGAGCTCCAAGGGCTGGCCCCGCGCCGGGCGCTCCACCCTCCTCCTGTGGCCGGAGAGTTCGGTGATGGGCCGCGACGCCCGCTCGGCCGAGCCGCGCCTGTCCGGGGAGGCGGCTTCCCGGGGCGTGGCGTGGCTGTTCGGAACCGAAGGCGGCTTCCAAAATCTCGTGCGCGGCGAGGCGCCCGGACGCGCGCCGTTCGTCTTCGCCAAAATCGAGCCCATGCCCTTCGGCGAGCGGATGCCCGGTCCCGCGCCCGTCCGCCGCTGGCTGGACGAGCGGATGGGCTTCATTTCCGAAGAGCCCGGCCAGCTCGCGCCGGGCTGCGCCTTCGAGGTGCCTTCGCCCGGCGGGATGATCCGCGTCCACCCGCTCATCTGCAGCGAGGCGCTTCTCCCCGAGCGGGCGCGGCGCGGGCTCGCGCTGGGGCGGGCGGATCTCCTCAGCAACCACACCAACGACGGCTGGTTCGACCGGAGCGTCGCCACGGACCTCCACGCCGCGCAGATCCGCCTGCGCGCCCCGGAGCTGGGCGTTCCGCTGCTGCGGGCCACGCTCACGGGAAAGTCCGGGATCTTCCGGCAGGATGGCCGCTTCGAGCTGTGGGGAGCGCCCCTCACCGAAGGCGCCTACGCGGTGAACCTGACCTGGCGGCCCATCCGGACGCCCGCGCGCTCGGCCTGGCTGCTGCCGCTCCTCGCGGGCGGGCTGGCGGCGGGAGCCCTGCTGATAGGATGGAGGGCCCTATCCAGGAAGGCCTGA
- a CDS encoding RNA methyltransferase: MPPLLTSKANPRFRALAARLRQGGARREATVLLGEKLIEAWAAARQTTAGKRLRPALWLRLEQTAPHPLEAELDVDVQELGEVLMRELADAGSPPAHALLMDVGPEPAGPLPARVLGAWGIQDPGNLGAILRSAAAFGFQEALLGPGCADPFHPKALRGSMGAAFLLPLRKAAALAADEGHWYALDGGPGALPLAEADLSEPLRLWVGNEGHGWAGADLPPRVRRLAIPIQGVESLNAAVAAGIACYEAARRAGR; encoded by the coding sequence ATGCCGCCCCTCCTCACCAGCAAAGCCAATCCCCGCTTCCGGGCCCTCGCCGCGCGCCTCCGGCAGGGCGGCGCCCGGCGCGAGGCCACGGTGCTGCTGGGAGAAAAGCTGATCGAAGCCTGGGCGGCGGCCCGACAGACCACCGCCGGAAAGCGGCTGCGTCCCGCCCTCTGGCTGCGCCTGGAACAGACCGCTCCGCATCCTTTGGAAGCGGAACTGGACGTGGACGTTCAGGAGCTGGGCGAGGTGCTCATGCGGGAGCTGGCGGATGCCGGCAGCCCTCCGGCCCACGCCCTCCTGATGGACGTGGGACCCGAACCCGCCGGCCCGCTGCCCGCCCGCGTGCTCGGCGCCTGGGGCATCCAGGATCCGGGTAACCTGGGTGCCATCCTCCGCAGCGCCGCGGCCTTCGGCTTCCAGGAAGCCCTCCTCGGCCCCGGGTGCGCCGATCCGTTCCATCCCAAGGCCCTTCGCGGAAGCATGGGCGCCGCCTTCCTGCTGCCCCTGCGGAAAGCGGCCGCGCTGGCTGCCGATGAGGGCCACTGGTACGCCCTCGACGGCGGACCCGGCGCCCTGCCCCTGGCCGAGGCCGACCTGTCGGAACCTCTGCGCCTGTGGGTGGGGAATGAGGGCCACGGCTGGGCGGGCGCGGACCTGCCGCCCAGGGTCCGGCGCCTCGCCATCCCCATCCAGGGCGTAGAGAGCCTCAACGCCGCCGTGGCCGCGGGCATCGCCTGCTACGAAGCGGCGCGCCGGGCGGGCCGTTGA